Proteins encoded in a region of the Pseudomonas sp. GOM7 genome:
- a CDS encoding beta-xylosidase, with amino-acid sequence MISPWFSRLALLAGLTLGLAGCGMSQPAQAEATQLKAPRAVVWKDFLGVNAHFLWFSPEQYREQMQRLRDLGLEWTRIDLHWDRHEPKEGRYRLGELDQLVADLKAQQLKSVFYLVGSAPHATSAPPGSPTPDQYPPRDPRVFAERMAMLAKRYPSVDAWQVWNEPNLPSFWRPHEDPEGYGRLLQVTTQALRQAVPDKPVVMGGMAYYSQMPVKGGLMLESLGKLGVQQLGTIVAYHPYSQTPETDEPGARDFVLRSQQLNATLRGAQVPQIWATEWGWSSYSGPKELQEIIGDQGQADYVLRRLALMSALDYDKVFLFALSDLDSRASARDQHYGLLDLQGKPKPVYLALQRFLKLTGPRLEPADAPTLEATPDDLFSVAWQREDGKHVWLFWSESSAPLHLPQISAAELHDPLAGNQTALSEAGGIRLQAKPSLQMLVW; translated from the coding sequence ATGATCAGCCCATGGTTTTCCCGTCTGGCGCTGCTGGCGGGGCTGACGCTCGGCCTGGCCGGCTGTGGCATGAGCCAGCCGGCCCAGGCCGAGGCCACGCAACTGAAGGCGCCGCGTGCGGTGGTCTGGAAGGACTTTCTCGGGGTCAATGCGCACTTTCTCTGGTTCAGCCCCGAGCAATACCGCGAGCAGATGCAGCGCCTGCGCGATCTGGGCCTGGAGTGGACGCGCATCGATCTGCACTGGGATCGCCACGAGCCCAAGGAAGGTCGCTACCGCCTGGGTGAGCTGGATCAACTGGTCGCTGACCTCAAAGCGCAGCAGCTCAAGTCGGTGTTCTACCTGGTCGGTTCGGCGCCCCATGCCACCAGCGCGCCGCCCGGCTCGCCGACGCCGGATCAGTACCCACCGCGCGACCCGCGCGTGTTCGCCGAGCGCATGGCCATGCTGGCCAAGCGTTACCCCAGTGTCGATGCCTGGCAGGTGTGGAACGAACCGAACCTGCCCTCGTTCTGGCGCCCCCACGAGGATCCAGAAGGCTATGGCCGCTTGTTGCAGGTGACCACCCAGGCGCTACGCCAGGCCGTGCCGGACAAGCCGGTGGTGATGGGTGGCATGGCCTACTACAGCCAGATGCCGGTCAAGGGCGGGTTGATGCTGGAAAGCCTGGGCAAGCTGGGTGTGCAGCAACTGGGCACCATCGTCGCCTATCACCCCTATTCACAGACTCCGGAAACCGACGAGCCCGGCGCGCGCGATTTCGTGCTGCGCAGCCAGCAGCTCAACGCCACCCTGCGCGGTGCGCAGGTGCCGCAGATCTGGGCCACCGAATGGGGCTGGTCGAGCTACAGTGGGCCGAAGGAATTGCAGGAAATTATCGGTGATCAGGGCCAGGCGGACTACGTGCTGCGCCGTCTGGCACTGATGAGCGCGCTGGACTACGACAAGGTATTCCTCTTCGCCCTGTCCGACCTTGACAGCCGCGCGTCGGCGCGTGATCAGCATTACGGCCTGCTCGATCTGCAAGGCAAACCCAAGCCGGTCTATCTGGCCCTGCAGCGCTTCCTCAAGCTGACCGGGCCGCGCCTGGAACCGGCGGACGCCCCCACGCTGGAAGCGACCCCCGATGACCTGTTCAGCGTTGCCTGGCAGCGCGAGGACGGCAAGCATGTCTGGCTGTTCTGGAGCGAAAGCTCGGCACCGTTGCACTTGCCGCAGATCAGCGCCGCCGAACTGCACGACCCGTTGGCAGGCAACCAGACGGCCCTGAGCGAGGCAGGTGGCATTCGCCTGCAGGCCAAGCCCAGCCTGCAGATGCTGGTGTGGTGA
- a CDS encoding O-antigen ligase family protein — MAMGLPVALILGVLFGVLLWFLSVGKLLVLLAGGALTLTLLRKPLWGLLLFAVLATSIPYTTVQVGIRTTISEAVLGLTWLALLWQAFIGRSRGLLQWRPVERTLLWLMLFSTLPFVVGMIIIDADGNGPVNWVRWLMNLSLLFMVPLLLRSERDRDQLIVALLLGNLAMLCLSIFIFLKDRDATTMIPILTDLKYAHPEAVRDIFSANYQRMASPWVHPNLTGGILALFVPLALLYGWTRKGWRRLLGLSVALLGCAGLLFSISRGAIVSLALVLLWLTYKRTPYSGRILGLGIAFGAALVLFYPPLQERLLTMFSPSNASTEVRFLEYAMFPEAMARYPLGIGFKVDPPVPGSGLLGISNLWLNFIYKIGIPGMLLFVAVTLLWWREVRPMGAVRRIDADNAIWLGSTAGVLAAILTGLFDHYYSFTYVIIALFWLLMGLSLQVARLHPELRDASDSHRESSP; from the coding sequence ATGGCCATGGGATTACCTGTCGCGCTGATTCTCGGCGTGTTGTTCGGTGTGCTGCTGTGGTTCCTCAGCGTCGGCAAGCTGCTGGTGCTGCTGGCCGGCGGCGCCCTGACCCTGACCCTGCTGCGCAAGCCGCTGTGGGGCCTGCTGCTGTTCGCCGTGCTGGCCACCAGCATCCCTTACACCACGGTGCAGGTGGGCATCCGCACCACCATCAGCGAGGCGGTACTGGGCCTGACCTGGCTGGCGCTGCTCTGGCAGGCCTTCATCGGCCGCAGCCGTGGCCTGCTGCAATGGCGCCCGGTGGAGCGCACCCTGCTGTGGCTGATGCTGTTCAGCACCCTGCCGTTCGTGGTTGGCATGATCATCATCGATGCCGACGGTAACGGCCCGGTGAACTGGGTGCGTTGGTTGATGAACCTGTCGCTGCTGTTCATGGTGCCGCTGTTGCTGCGCAGCGAGCGTGACCGCGATCAACTGATCGTGGCCCTGCTGCTGGGCAACCTGGCCATGCTCTGCCTGTCGATATTCATCTTCCTCAAGGATCGTGACGCCACCACCATGATCCCGATTCTCACCGACCTCAAGTACGCCCACCCCGAGGCGGTCAGAGACATCTTCTCGGCCAACTACCAGCGCATGGCCTCGCCCTGGGTGCACCCGAACCTGACCGGCGGCATCCTCGCCCTGTTCGTGCCGCTGGCGCTGCTCTACGGCTGGACGCGCAAGGGCTGGCGGCGCCTGCTGGGGCTGTCGGTGGCGCTGCTGGGCTGCGCCGGCCTGCTGTTCAGCATCTCCCGTGGCGCCATCGTCTCGCTGGCTCTGGTGCTGCTGTGGCTGACCTACAAGCGCACGCCCTACAGCGGGCGCATCCTCGGTCTGGGCATCGCTTTCGGCGCGGCGCTGGTGCTGTTCTACCCGCCGCTGCAGGAGCGTCTGCTGACCATGTTCTCGCCGAGCAACGCCAGTACCGAGGTGCGCTTCCTGGAGTACGCCATGTTCCCCGAGGCGATGGCGCGCTATCCGCTGGGCATCGGCTTCAAGGTCGACCCGCCTGTGCCGGGAAGCGGCCTGCTGGGCATTTCCAACCTGTGGCTGAACTTCATCTACAAGATCGGCATTCCCGGCATGCTGCTGTTCGTCGCCGTGACCCTGCTGTGGTGGCGTGAGGTCAGGCCGATGGGCGCGGTACGCCGCATCGATGCCGACAATGCCATCTGGCTCGGCAGCACGGCGGGTGTGCTGGCGGCCATCCTCACCGGCCTGTTCGACCATTACTACAGCTTCACCTACGTCATCATCGCGCTGTTCTGGCTGCTCATGGGCCTCAGCCTGCAGGTGGCTCGCCTGCACCCGGAACTGCGTGATGCCAGCGACTCTCACAGGGAATCCTCGCCATGA
- a CDS encoding exopolysaccharide transport family protein, with protein MIDIRSFRDLLRLFFIFRREFEAAVVVTLVLVLLGAFLLPTKYESNARLLVKPGRESTTLPLEVANRQALIAPSTQRDPIVDEEKMLTGRPIVRMVAERYIELMANYQPQGVWKTIKFEVGKAVNAVIDALRSVLQLLGLVEAQSPVERLAKKLEKNFTVGHEPGSAVMEISFTWNDPAIAQKVVQTWVDVYLAERARTLGRKSLQVFYENEMQQVAAQIDGLKNDLRTRLQEVNAVSVQERLENLTNQINRLADARAESLNEQAGIASFLADARLQLKRQPQEVVTAREVSLNPNQLDLKRRLNALEEQRAGLLRTFLPDTPPVREVDQSIEQMKAMIAKEAERIERSKNFAPNAIVANLQQQIIDAELRAKQLAGQVKDYDAQLAQLQQERLRVMADEPAITRLLLELANAEKSYALYAETLEKARIDQALDNSQISNIAKIEEATFNPSRVFPKSLMMLLLALPAALAVGLLTLYLCYLIDQRIHDGARIETVFKVPLWSTLQDLGPQPWKLDSAFTASLYRLYSHLPLDRVQQQGLTLALASARPGEGVRFVTEHLARLLIEHGYQVRLLGSEPARPGEVLILNASSLLSNQDAFLALRRADLIALVVEAKTSTIPVVQNALSLLQTGFGKVDGIILNKRRFEVPGAVLDLFRRLRGGA; from the coding sequence ATGATCGATATCCGCTCCTTCCGCGACCTGCTGCGGTTGTTCTTCATCTTCCGGCGAGAGTTCGAGGCGGCGGTGGTGGTGACCCTGGTGCTGGTGCTGCTGGGTGCATTCCTGCTGCCGACCAAGTACGAATCCAACGCGCGCCTGTTGGTCAAACCGGGCCGCGAGAGCACCACGCTGCCGTTGGAAGTGGCCAACCGCCAGGCGTTGATCGCCCCCAGCACCCAACGCGACCCGATAGTCGACGAAGAGAAGATGCTCACCGGGCGGCCCATCGTGCGCATGGTCGCCGAGCGCTATATCGAGCTGATGGCCAATTACCAACCGCAGGGGGTGTGGAAGACCATCAAGTTCGAGGTCGGCAAGGCGGTCAATGCGGTGATCGATGCGCTGCGCAGCGTGCTGCAGTTGCTCGGGCTGGTGGAGGCGCAATCGCCGGTCGAACGTCTGGCCAAGAAGCTGGAGAAGAACTTCACCGTCGGCCATGAACCCGGTTCGGCGGTCATGGAAATCAGCTTCACCTGGAACGACCCGGCCATTGCCCAGAAAGTGGTGCAGACCTGGGTCGATGTCTACCTCGCGGAGCGTGCCCGTACCCTGGGGCGCAAGAGCCTGCAGGTGTTCTACGAGAACGAGATGCAGCAGGTCGCGGCGCAGATCGACGGCCTCAAGAACGACCTGCGCACGCGCTTGCAGGAGGTCAATGCGGTCAGCGTGCAGGAACGTCTGGAGAACCTCACCAACCAGATCAACCGCCTGGCCGATGCTCGCGCCGAAAGTCTCAACGAGCAGGCCGGTATCGCCAGTTTCCTGGCCGATGCGCGCCTGCAGCTCAAGCGTCAGCCGCAGGAGGTGGTGACCGCGCGTGAGGTCAGCCTCAACCCCAACCAGCTCGACCTCAAGCGCCGCCTCAATGCATTGGAGGAGCAGCGCGCCGGCCTGCTGCGCACCTTCCTGCCCGACACGCCGCCAGTGCGTGAAGTCGACCAGAGCATCGAGCAGATGAAGGCCATGATCGCCAAGGAAGCCGAGCGCATCGAGCGCTCGAAGAACTTCGCGCCGAACGCCATAGTGGCCAATCTGCAGCAGCAGATCATCGACGCCGAGCTGCGCGCCAAGCAGCTGGCTGGGCAGGTCAAGGACTACGATGCGCAGCTCGCCCAGTTGCAGCAGGAGCGCCTGCGCGTCATGGCCGACGAACCGGCGATCACCCGCCTGTTGCTGGAACTGGCCAACGCCGAGAAGAGCTATGCGCTGTATGCCGAAACCCTGGAGAAGGCGCGTATCGACCAGGCGCTGGACAACAGCCAGATCAGCAATATCGCCAAGATCGAAGAGGCTACCTTCAACCCCAGCCGAGTCTTCCCCAAGAGCCTGATGATGCTGCTGCTGGCCCTGCCGGCGGCGCTGGCGGTGGGCCTGCTGACGCTGTATCTGTGCTACCTGATCGACCAGCGCATTCATGACGGCGCGCGCATCGAGACCGTGTTCAAGGTGCCGCTGTGGAGCACCCTGCAGGATCTCGGGCCGCAGCCGTGGAAGCTCGACAGCGCCTTTACCGCCAGCCTCTATCGGCTCTACAGTCATTTGCCGCTCGACCGTGTACAGCAGCAGGGCCTGACCCTGGCGCTGGCGTCGGCGCGACCGGGGGAGGGGGTGCGTTTCGTCACCGAGCACCTTGCTCGCCTGCTGATCGAGCATGGCTACCAGGTGCGCCTGCTGGGCAGCGAGCCGGCCAGGCCGGGCGAGGTGCTGATCCTCAATGCCTCGTCGTTGCTGAGCAACCAGGACGCCTTCCTCGCCCTGCGCCGTGCCGACCTGATCGCCTTGGTGGTGGAGGCCAAGACCAGCACCATCCCGGTGGTGCAGAACGCCTTGTCGCTGTTGCAGACTGGCTTCGGCAAGGTCGACGGCATCATCCTCAACAAGCGCCGCTTCGAGGTGCCGGGCGCCGTGCTGGATCTGTTCAGGCGTCTGCGGGGCGGAGCCTGA
- a CDS encoding glycosyltransferase family 4 protein: MRVLWIVPYLPWPTTSGGKTRQYQLLRALAARGHRITLLVQSKTALDDECRQRLEPLLERLVVLPRRNLRSPLTLLAALFAPWPLLASVNGLSGALRERFDSLLAEGGWDVVQVEHSYGFQPLAGPLARRGQPFVLTEHNLESALGAATYDRFPDWLAPFVRYDQWRARRWERRVFDQARHVVAVTEADAQAMRRLTDTPVAVVVNGVDCQAFAQVQAATGSQRILFVGNYEYAPNCDAVQWALDEILPRLWQACPRARFVVAGHALPSAWAQRWPDPRIEWLGFVADLPSVQAECAAFLAPLRHGGGSKLKVIEALAAGLPVVSTAQGVSGLAVEARRDYLAGETAAELAAALAEVLADAEQAAALAANGRAYVRREHDWAGAAERLEAVYRQIEQERVCA, encoded by the coding sequence ATGCGCGTGCTGTGGATCGTGCCCTATCTGCCCTGGCCAACCACCAGTGGCGGCAAGACGCGCCAGTACCAGTTGCTGCGCGCCCTGGCCGCGCGCGGCCATCGCATCACCCTGCTGGTGCAGTCCAAGACGGCGCTGGACGATGAGTGCCGGCAGCGCCTCGAACCCTTGCTCGAACGCCTGGTCGTGCTGCCGCGGCGCAACCTGCGCAGCCCTCTGACCCTGCTGGCGGCGCTGTTTGCCCCCTGGCCGCTGCTGGCTTCGGTCAATGGTCTGTCCGGCGCCCTGCGCGAGCGCTTCGACAGCCTGCTGGCCGAGGGCGGCTGGGACGTGGTGCAGGTCGAGCACAGTTATGGCTTCCAGCCGCTGGCCGGCCCGTTGGCGCGGCGCGGCCAGCCCTTCGTGCTCACCGAACACAACCTGGAGTCGGCACTGGGTGCGGCCACCTATGACCGCTTCCCTGACTGGCTGGCGCCCTTCGTGCGGTATGACCAATGGCGCGCACGGCGTTGGGAGCGCCGCGTTTTCGACCAGGCACGGCATGTGGTCGCCGTGACCGAGGCCGATGCCCAGGCCATGCGCCGCCTGACCGACACGCCGGTGGCGGTGGTGGTCAATGGTGTCGACTGCCAGGCCTTCGCCCAGGTGCAGGCGGCGACCGGCAGCCAGCGCATCCTGTTCGTCGGCAACTACGAATACGCGCCCAACTGCGATGCCGTGCAGTGGGCGCTGGACGAAATCCTGCCACGGCTCTGGCAGGCCTGCCCGCGGGCGCGCTTCGTTGTCGCCGGCCATGCCCTGCCGTCGGCCTGGGCGCAGCGCTGGCCCGATCCGCGTATCGAGTGGCTGGGCTTCGTCGCCGATCTGCCGAGCGTGCAGGCCGAGTGTGCGGCGTTTCTCGCACCGTTGCGCCATGGCGGCGGCTCCAAGCTCAAGGTGATCGAAGCCCTGGCCGCTGGCCTGCCAGTGGTGAGCACGGCGCAGGGGGTGTCCGGGTTGGCGGTCGAGGCGCGGCGTGACTACCTGGCCGGCGAGACGGCTGCTGAGCTGGCCGCCGCCCTGGCCGAGGTGCTGGCCGATGCCGAGCAGGCCGCCGCTCTGGCTGCCAATGGCCGCGCCTACGTGCGCCGCGAGCATGACTGGGCCGGTGCGGCCGAGCGGCTCGAGGCGGTTTATCGGCAGATCGAGCAGGAGCGGGTATGCGCGTAG
- a CDS encoding polysaccharide biosynthesis/export family protein — protein sequence MFAHTKKSFVQSSVVVALLTLLLVGCSTPARVHLPDDEALKQRHQEIYKLADLPPPQVRIQSGDTLRIVRDAQEPSEKDDMTLFVVRPDGYFSMPYVGLIKADGRTPEDVAKEVTSKLSKIYRRPNATVNIAIAPSNKVFIGGAVPNAAFFDLVGHATLEQVLLASGGVLPSADSDNIALLRAGDDGKYKMYFFSLASLLQDKDRPMIAMQRGDLIYVPQSGIGSTVEAVDMYFTRLFPINKGIGVGFNYDLNSPDVSNSGNTYQCQGNTCNFGR from the coding sequence ATGTTCGCTCATACCAAGAAGTCATTCGTTCAGTCCTCTGTCGTCGTCGCCTTGCTGACGCTGTTGCTGGTCGGTTGCAGCACGCCGGCGCGGGTACACCTGCCCGACGACGAGGCGCTCAAGCAGCGCCACCAGGAAATCTACAAGCTGGCCGACCTGCCGCCACCGCAGGTACGCATCCAGAGTGGCGACACCCTGCGCATCGTGCGTGACGCTCAGGAGCCCTCCGAGAAGGACGACATGACCCTGTTCGTGGTACGCCCGGACGGCTACTTCTCCATGCCCTACGTGGGCCTGATCAAAGCCGACGGGCGTACCCCCGAGGACGTGGCCAAGGAGGTCACCAGCAAGCTGAGCAAGATCTACCGCCGCCCCAACGCCACGGTGAACATCGCCATCGCGCCGAGCAACAAGGTGTTCATCGGTGGCGCGGTGCCCAATGCGGCCTTCTTCGACCTGGTCGGCCACGCCACGCTGGAGCAGGTGCTGCTGGCTTCCGGCGGCGTGCTGCCCTCGGCCGACAGCGACAATATCGCCCTGCTGCGCGCGGGTGACGACGGCAAGTACAAGATGTACTTCTTCAGCCTGGCCTCGCTACTGCAGGACAAGGACAGGCCGATGATCGCCATGCAGCGTGGCGATCTCATCTACGTGCCGCAGTCGGGGATCGGCAGCACCGTCGAGGCGGTGGACATGTATTTCACGCGGCTCTTTCCGATCAACAAGGGGATCGGGGTCGGGTTCAACTATGACCTGAACTCGCCTGACGTCAGCAACAGCGGTAACACCTATCAGTGCCAGGGAAATACCTGCAATTTCGGCAGATAA
- a CDS encoding glycosyltransferase: MRIALLAPLPPEQTGIADYAWHLSTALQAAGVEVLCPLRGCGMDAQRNAAALAAFDWSSVDLAHAELGGGRLGEFQALRWLQKHQPQLPLTATVHDPERLVWRRASLPWALRWLGRLPSPLPQLAALLADPLTLREERQVAQGLARVVTLTELGGGLLARRMRLPAGRQLSIAHGNLQIAPQPLPAAEPLRLLYFGFIYRGKGIEDLLDALAATLQRRPELHGRIRLTLAGGSAPEIAFGPRGNYLDELRARARALRLEGCLDWSLDLPASDIAACIQAHHVLVLPYRESKKLSLLGEMRGTSGALSWANACGRGAITSDARAFAEEVRGGNGLTYPQGNVEALSACIEQAAETPQRVAQWAERAAEIGAARAWPKTAERFRQLFAEVCA, translated from the coding sequence ATGCGCATTGCCCTGCTGGCGCCCTTGCCGCCCGAGCAGACCGGCATCGCCGATTACGCCTGGCACCTGAGTACGGCCTTGCAGGCCGCCGGTGTCGAGGTGCTGTGCCCGCTACGCGGTTGTGGCATGGATGCGCAGCGTAATGCTGCGGCACTCGCCGCCTTCGACTGGAGTTCGGTGGATCTGGCGCATGCCGAGCTGGGCGGTGGACGCCTGGGGGAGTTTCAGGCCTTGCGCTGGTTGCAGAAGCATCAACCGCAGTTGCCCCTGACCGCCACCGTGCACGACCCGGAGCGCTTGGTCTGGCGCCGCGCCAGCCTGCCCTGGGCGCTGCGCTGGCTGGGGCGGCTACCCAGCCCGCTGCCACAACTGGCGGCGCTGCTGGCCGACCCGCTGACCCTGCGCGAAGAGCGCCAGGTGGCGCAGGGCCTGGCAAGGGTGGTGACCCTCACCGAACTGGGTGGCGGCCTGCTGGCCCGGCGCATGCGCCTGCCCGCCGGGCGTCAGCTCAGCATCGCCCACGGCAACCTGCAGATCGCGCCGCAACCGCTGCCAGCGGCCGAGCCGTTGCGCCTGCTGTATTTCGGTTTCATCTATCGCGGCAAGGGTATCGAGGATCTGCTCGATGCCCTGGCAGCCACCTTGCAACGGCGCCCCGAGCTGCATGGGCGCATCCGTCTCACCCTGGCCGGTGGCAGCGCCCCGGAGATCGCCTTCGGCCCCCGTGGTAACTACCTCGACGAGCTGCGTGCACGGGCCCGTGCCCTGCGTCTGGAGGGGTGCCTGGACTGGTCGCTGGATCTGCCGGCCAGCGACATCGCCGCCTGCATTCAGGCGCACCATGTGCTGGTGCTGCCCTATCGTGAATCGAAGAAGCTCAGCCTGCTCGGCGAGATGCGTGGCACCAGCGGCGCGCTGTCCTGGGCCAATGCCTGCGGGCGCGGGGCGATCACCTCCGACGCCCGCGCCTTCGCCGAAGAAGTGCGCGGCGGCAATGGCCTGACCTACCCGCAGGGCAACGTCGAAGCCTTGTCGGCCTGCATCGAACAGGCGGCCGAGACGCCGCAGCGGGTCGCCCAGTGGGCCGAGCGCGCGGCCGAGATCGGCGCGGCCCGTGCCTGGCCCAAGACGGCCGAGCGTTTTCGCCAACTCTTCGCAGAGGTATGTGCATGA
- a CDS encoding cupin domain-containing protein, with amino-acid sequence MLVDAPSQVHGWGSNRLIEQTPLHSVLLVELKPGALIPAHYHAHRSKHLLMLSGILQVEIDGQVQRLREGDGIDIAMEQVHALSNAGVSPATFFEVRLGEFLADEDCVFVQ; translated from the coding sequence ATGCTGGTCGATGCCCCCAGCCAGGTGCATGGCTGGGGCAGCAACCGCCTGATCGAGCAAACGCCGCTGCACAGCGTGCTGCTGGTCGAGCTCAAGCCGGGAGCGCTGATTCCCGCGCATTACCATGCGCACCGCAGCAAGCACCTGCTGATGCTTTCCGGGATATTGCAGGTTGAGATCGACGGCCAGGTACAGCGCCTGCGTGAGGGCGATGGCATCGATATCGCCATGGAGCAGGTGCATGCGCTGAGCAATGCGGGTGTTTCCCCGGCGACCTTCTTCGAGGTGCGTCTGGGTGAGTTCCTCGCCGACGAGGATTGCGTTTTCGTTCAATGA
- a CDS encoding glycosyltransferase family 4 protein, translating to MRVGLDYRPATVAPASGIGRQVLAQEQALLTLPDTELVRFTEAPLDHPQRATACCPEWASPLQGLQRPQVRWRFEARFLPRALHEARIDLYIATANMGLPLGRKRGRKQVLVLHDLFQLTERNFHRSRLKALVYRGIDGLSIAWSVLMADRIWCPSQFSADEAARLFPFARNKLRVLPNLVPGFATAAAQLPDDLPERFWLAVGTREPRKNMALFLDCWQQARRQSAQVPALVLVGHAEDVAPELRELPGLHWRSGLSEAQLCGLYQRAECLWQPSYGEGFGLPVVEALSVSTPVAAATGSALDEVLPPGSPRFAPHDRQALLGCLLQVAAQPPARTAELAEWARRYEFPAYSRRLNELVMELSR from the coding sequence ATGCGCGTAGGCCTGGATTACCGACCGGCGACCGTCGCCCCGGCCTCGGGTATCGGGCGCCAGGTGCTGGCGCAGGAGCAGGCGTTACTGACGCTGCCTGACACCGAGCTGGTGCGCTTCACTGAAGCGCCGCTGGATCATCCGCAGCGTGCCACGGCCTGCTGCCCGGAGTGGGCCAGCCCCTTGCAGGGCCTGCAACGACCGCAGGTGCGCTGGCGCTTCGAGGCCAGGTTCCTGCCCCGCGCCCTGCACGAGGCGCGCATCGACCTGTATATCGCCACGGCCAACATGGGCCTGCCCCTGGGGCGCAAGCGCGGGCGCAAACAGGTGCTGGTGCTGCATGACCTGTTCCAGCTCACCGAACGCAATTTCCATCGCTCACGCCTCAAGGCACTGGTCTATCGCGGCATCGACGGCTTGTCCATCGCCTGGTCGGTGCTGATGGCCGATCGCATCTGGTGCCCCTCGCAGTTCTCGGCGGACGAAGCGGCGCGGCTGTTCCCCTTCGCCCGCAACAAGCTGCGCGTGCTGCCCAATCTGGTGCCGGGCTTCGCCACCGCGGCGGCGCAGTTGCCGGACGATCTGCCCGAGCGCTTCTGGCTGGCCGTGGGCACCCGCGAGCCGCGCAAGAACATGGCGCTGTTCCTCGACTGCTGGCAGCAGGCGCGCCGGCAGTCGGCGCAGGTGCCGGCGCTGGTTCTGGTCGGCCATGCCGAGGATGTGGCGCCTGAGCTGCGCGAACTGCCCGGCCTGCATTGGCGCAGCGGTTTGAGTGAGGCGCAGTTATGCGGTCTGTATCAGCGCGCCGAATGCCTGTGGCAGCCTTCCTATGGCGAAGGCTTCGGCTTGCCGGTGGTGGAGGCGCTGAGCGTCTCCACGCCGGTCGCTGCCGCCACTGGCTCGGCCCTGGATGAAGTGTTGCCGCCCGGTAGCCCGCGCTTCGCCCCGCACGATCGCCAGGCCCTGCTCGGCTGCCTGCTGCAGGTAGCCGCGCAGCCACCTGCACGCACGGCAGAGTTGGCCGAATGGGCGCGGCGTTATGAGTTTCCGGCCTACAGCCGGCGTCTGAATGAACTTGTCATGGAGTTGTCGCGCTGA
- a CDS encoding phosphomannose isomerase type II C-terminal cupin domain — MSNEFFHPASTSPKGLCQYPWGTSQALEESPRHCLVKVTIAPGQGLPAHYHQHRSKRLLVLSGILHVDIDGQVHRLRSGEGLNVALEQVHAMNNPSVAPVQFYEVQSGDYFGAEDVTYV; from the coding sequence ATGTCCAACGAATTCTTCCACCCCGCCAGCACCTCTCCCAAAGGCCTTTGCCAGTACCCATGGGGCACCAGTCAGGCACTGGAGGAGTCGCCGCGCCACTGCCTGGTCAAGGTGACCATCGCTCCGGGCCAGGGCCTGCCCGCGCACTACCACCAGCACCGCAGCAAGCGCCTGCTGGTGCTGTCCGGCATTCTCCACGTCGACATCGACGGCCAGGTGCATCGCCTGCGCAGCGGCGAGGGGCTGAACGTGGCCCTGGAGCAGGTGCACGCGATGAACAACCCGAGCGTGGCCCCGGTGCAGTTCTACGAAGTGCAGAGCGGTGATTATTTCGGTGCGGAAGACGTGACCTACGTCTGA
- a CDS encoding acyltransferase — translation MKHRVRLRSDLRAQLDDYAAKLGVTRDELERALQWMFEHDVAFDESGVYAISSVDIEPRIENPLARRFYALLKTEIPARYFVPLYGKNWATLRDRWLRAWEQAYNILINKIPSHHVRIWWLRAGGAKIGKGSSIWRNTEVLGVENLVIGDDSVIAWHCQVDARAGLVIGDHVAIASHVLIIAGTHDLAAPEFWSISAPIYIDDYAWIASRALIGQGSHIGRGAVVTANTVVAKEVAPYKIVGGSGAKIMGERPHDLNYKVGGKGLFTLFH, via the coding sequence ATGAAACACCGTGTCAGGCTGCGTTCGGATCTGCGTGCGCAACTGGATGATTACGCCGCCAAGCTGGGCGTGACGCGCGACGAGCTGGAGCGCGCGCTGCAGTGGATGTTCGAGCATGACGTGGCCTTCGACGAGAGCGGCGTCTACGCCATCAGCTCGGTGGATATAGAGCCACGTATCGAGAACCCCCTGGCGCGACGCTTCTACGCCTTGCTCAAGACCGAGATTCCCGCGCGTTACTTCGTGCCGCTGTATGGCAAGAACTGGGCGACGCTCAGGGATCGCTGGCTGCGCGCCTGGGAGCAGGCCTACAACATCCTGATCAACAAGATCCCCAGCCACCATGTGCGCATCTGGTGGCTACGTGCCGGTGGCGCGAAGATCGGCAAGGGCAGCTCGATCTGGCGCAACACCGAGGTGCTGGGGGTGGAGAACCTGGTGATCGGCGACGACAGCGTGATTGCCTGGCACTGCCAGGTCGATGCCCGTGCCGGGCTGGTGATCGGCGACCATGTGGCGATCGCCTCGCACGTGCTGATCATCGCCGGCACCCATGATCTGGCCGCCCCCGAGTTCTGGTCGATTTCCGCGCCCATTTACATCGACGACTATGCCTGGATCGCCAGCCGCGCGCTGATCGGCCAGGGTTCGCACATCGGCCGTGGCGCGGTGGTCACCGCCAACACCGTGGTGGCCAAGGAGGTGGCGCCGTACAAGATCGTCGGTGGCAGCGGCGCCAAGATCATGGGCGAGCGCCCGCACGACCTCAATTACAAGGTCGGCGGCAAGGGCCTGTTCACCTTGTTCCACTAA